In Desulfomonile tiedjei DSM 6799, a genomic segment contains:
- a CDS encoding PAS domain S-box protein, producing MSEDKPTYDELERRCRKAEAMLEAIRSGQAETVMGKEGPLVIRLARAEARTAHIRQVLVAVRNVNKLIVHENDPHRLIERACANLTETLGYHSAWIGLLDDTGKKMTVTAAAGLSEHFRSVKEQLERGEFPSCTIKALSNENVVLEDPVNACNDCALASGHKGRAVLARRLAFGAKVYGVLVVSVPVGYAYDEEEQTLFRELSEDMAFALHRIDTDRCRKAAERELAGTLESISDAFLALDDTMVVTYFNASASRHLGRSPDEVLGKHFASAFPEMQGSIFEIRLREAIDTGKFVSFETYFDVAPYQNWYEVRVYPREKGISVYFLITTERKLSEEKLRQNEELFHNFFETNNNYCYIISPEGTIIDANAAALKILGYERDELIGESVTKIYASECQGQRREAFDRWRLTGQARNVELVLLTKSGERRTVLLNAGHLLKRNGETLLSVSVQTDITERKKIEEALEQQLAFKEAFLEAIPAPVFFKDRNYIYRGCNAAFAEFLGIPKEKIIGNCILDLISKEIAEFYQAKDEDLFRNPGLQYYESDFKTQDESIRHGLFHKATFTDASGEVAGIIGTILDITDRKKAEEALRHRERLLDKIYEILPVGLWIADETGHLLRSNSAGRAIWGAEPLVGQEDYGVFKARRLPSGEPIAPEEWALTRTVNEGVTVTDELLEIDALDGQKRIILNYTAPVLDEDGRVEAAVIVNLDVTRRTWAEEALRQSEAKYKALFEEAPVGLLSIDTAGRILEVNQKLLEIMGSPSHEDTKSINMLMFPLLVRSGISGIFRNCLATEQPQYAEIPYTSKWNKTSYLRILVRPKLDSTGAVTGCQAMMEDISEKKIAESRLERELAANFALAELYIPLMSQSASISDMAEAVLDKAKSLTRSLHGYVTEIDQATGENICLTLTSMLDSACTLVENRRIVFAKNPDGRYPKLYGHSLNTGEPFFTNSPASHSASGGTPPGHIPLERFLSVPVTLGYEIVGQIALANSDRDYDEEDLNVVKRLAKFYALALQRKRWETALRAGEQTLQLVLSGGDLGFWDLDVQNGFLKVNEKVLNLIGYSAEEIEPTVEAWRTFLHPDEKQRVLELLDSHFEKRSEQYEDEFRVRSKDGTWKWVLARGRVVKRDEDGSPVRMTGTVLDISQRKRSELAQRRLATAVEQALEGMVMTDTRGIIEYVNPAYEKITGYTREEMVGRTLSLFENEEHDFAVTQSILQSLTRGERWSGHFTRKRKDGVIFEEDVMIAPVSDPRGALLNFVVVERDVTREAALQRQLLQAQKMEAIGTLAGGIAHDFNNLLQITLGYSELLLTEKNDRDPDYGDLKKINNAAKSGAELVRSLLTFSRKVEAELTPLNLNRQVKQLEALLERTIPKMIDIRLQLAEVLHRVNADPTQIEQILMNLAVNARDAMPDGGTLTIGTRNVELDEEYCGFHADVEPGEYVLLSVTDTGHGMDKQTLEHIFEPFYTTKELGRGTGLGLATVYGIVKQHGGHVTCYSEVGHGSTFNLYLPAITGRTEIDLEKSMEMPAFGTETVLLVDDEELIRNLGERILQRSGYTIITANNGSEALEIYSRDKDRISLIVLDLIMPQMGGKDCLKGLLKINPKVRVLITSGYAADGSTKECIELGAKGFVAKPFKYKEFLRQVRKALDE from the coding sequence ATGAGCGAAGATAAACCGACGTATGATGAATTGGAACGGCGTTGTCGTAAGGCCGAGGCAATGCTTGAAGCCATTCGTTCCGGTCAGGCGGAAACGGTCATGGGCAAAGAAGGCCCTCTGGTGATTCGTCTTGCTCGGGCTGAAGCCAGAACGGCCCATATCAGGCAAGTCTTAGTAGCCGTTCGCAATGTCAACAAGCTCATCGTTCACGAGAACGATCCGCATCGCCTCATTGAGCGGGCATGTGCAAATCTTACCGAAACATTAGGCTATCACAGCGCCTGGATCGGATTGCTGGACGACACGGGAAAAAAGATGACCGTCACCGCAGCCGCAGGTCTCAGTGAACACTTCAGGAGTGTGAAAGAGCAACTGGAGCGAGGCGAATTTCCCTCATGCACCATCAAGGCCCTCAGCAATGAGAATGTTGTTCTGGAAGATCCTGTGAACGCCTGCAACGACTGTGCGCTCGCGAGTGGACACAAAGGCCGCGCAGTGTTAGCCCGGCGTCTTGCATTCGGCGCCAAGGTGTACGGCGTTTTGGTCGTATCCGTGCCTGTAGGTTACGCTTATGACGAGGAGGAGCAGACTCTTTTTCGGGAGTTGTCGGAGGATATGGCCTTTGCCTTGCACAGAATTGATACGGATCGATGCCGCAAAGCTGCCGAACGCGAACTTGCCGGCACTTTGGAAAGCATCTCTGACGCTTTTCTTGCGCTCGACGACACTATGGTGGTGACCTACTTCAATGCATCGGCAAGTCGGCACTTGGGACGCAGTCCGGATGAGGTTTTGGGAAAGCACTTCGCCAGTGCATTCCCGGAGATGCAAGGATCTATTTTCGAAATCAGGCTCAGAGAAGCGATCGATACCGGAAAATTCGTAAGCTTCGAGACTTATTTCGATGTAGCCCCTTATCAGAATTGGTATGAGGTCAGGGTGTATCCTCGCGAGAAAGGCATTTCCGTTTATTTCCTGATCACCACGGAAAGGAAGCTTTCCGAAGAAAAACTGCGCCAAAACGAGGAACTCTTCCACAACTTCTTTGAGACAAATAATAATTACTGCTACATCATTTCTCCCGAAGGTACCATCATCGACGCCAATGCTGCCGCTCTAAAAATCCTGGGTTACGAACGTGACGAGTTAATCGGAGAATCTGTAACAAAGATTTATGCATCAGAATGCCAGGGCCAACGGAGAGAAGCCTTCGATCGATGGAGACTGACGGGGCAGGCGCGAAATGTCGAATTGGTTCTCCTCACGAAATCGGGAGAACGGCGGACGGTGCTCCTGAATGCCGGTCATCTTTTGAAGAGAAACGGAGAAACGTTACTATCCGTATCCGTCCAAACGGATATAACGGAACGCAAGAAGATTGAGGAAGCCCTCGAACAGCAGCTCGCATTCAAGGAAGCCTTTCTTGAGGCAATACCTGCTCCTGTATTTTTCAAAGATCGCAATTATATTTATCGAGGCTGTAATGCCGCTTTCGCTGAATTCTTAGGAATACCGAAAGAAAAGATCATCGGAAACTGCATCCTTGACTTAATTTCCAAAGAAATCGCAGAGTTTTACCAAGCTAAAGACGAAGACTTGTTCCGAAATCCGGGACTTCAATACTATGAAAGTGATTTCAAGACGCAAGACGAATCCATTCGCCATGGACTATTTCACAAAGCGACTTTTACGGATGCTTCGGGAGAAGTTGCCGGCATAATCGGTACGATATTGGACATCACGGATCGCAAGAAGGCCGAAGAGGCACTGCGGCATCGTGAGCGACTTCTCGATAAGATCTACGAAATACTGCCGGTTGGACTCTGGATAGCTGATGAGACCGGACATCTTCTTCGGAGCAATAGTGCGGGCCGTGCCATATGGGGTGCAGAACCGCTCGTAGGTCAAGAGGATTATGGCGTATTCAAAGCTCGTCGATTGCCGTCCGGTGAGCCCATTGCGCCTGAGGAGTGGGCTCTCACGCGGACAGTGAACGAAGGCGTTACGGTCACGGACGAATTGTTGGAGATTGACGCTCTTGATGGGCAAAAGCGTATTATTCTGAATTACACCGCTCCAGTCTTGGATGAAGACGGCCGTGTTGAAGCCGCGGTCATCGTCAATCTTGACGTCACGCGGCGAACGTGGGCCGAAGAGGCCCTCAGACAAAGTGAAGCAAAGTACAAGGCTCTCTTCGAGGAAGCTCCTGTGGGACTTCTGTCTATAGACACAGCGGGCCGCATTCTCGAGGTAAACCAGAAGCTGCTCGAGATTATGGGCTCTCCGTCTCATGAAGATACGAAATCGATCAACATGCTGATGTTCCCGCTTCTCGTACGCTCAGGCATCTCAGGCATTTTCAGGAACTGCTTGGCAACAGAACAGCCGCAGTACGCGGAAATCCCGTATACGAGTAAATGGAATAAAACCTCGTACCTACGGATTCTTGTCAGGCCCAAATTGGATTCCACCGGAGCTGTAACGGGCTGTCAGGCGATGATGGAAGACATAAGTGAAAAGAAGATAGCCGAATCCAGGCTGGAGCGGGAATTGGCAGCGAATTTCGCTCTTGCAGAGCTTTACATTCCACTGATGTCTCAGTCCGCATCCATAAGTGACATGGCAGAAGCCGTGCTTGACAAAGCCAAGTCATTGACGAGAAGCCTACATGGTTACGTGACGGAGATCGATCAAGCAACTGGGGAAAATATCTGCCTTACCCTTACGTCCATGTTGGATTCTGCTTGCACACTCGTGGAAAACCGAAGAATTGTGTTTGCCAAGAATCCTGACGGACGATATCCAAAGCTGTATGGACACTCGCTTAATACCGGAGAGCCGTTCTTTACCAATTCTCCCGCATCGCATTCCGCCTCAGGAGGAACTCCTCCAGGGCACATTCCATTGGAAAGATTCCTTTCGGTTCCTGTAACTCTCGGTTACGAGATTGTCGGACAGATTGCGTTGGCAAACTCCGATCGAGACTATGACGAAGAGGATCTGAACGTTGTTAAGCGTCTGGCAAAGTTTTATGCTCTAGCGTTGCAAAGGAAACGCTGGGAAACAGCCCTTAGAGCCGGCGAACAGACATTACAACTTGTATTGAGCGGAGGTGATCTCGGTTTTTGGGATCTTGACGTGCAGAACGGCTTCCTCAAAGTGAATGAGAAGGTTCTGAACCTCATCGGCTACTCGGCAGAAGAAATAGAACCTACTGTCGAAGCGTGGCGAACCTTCTTACACCCCGATGAAAAGCAACGGGTTCTTGAATTGTTGGATTCCCATTTTGAAAAGCGTTCAGAGCAATATGAGGACGAATTTCGAGTCCGTTCCAAAGATGGGACATGGAAATGGGTGTTAGCACGCGGTCGTGTCGTGAAACGGGATGAAGACGGCTCCCCAGTCCGCATGACAGGAACCGTCCTGGATATAAGTCAACGCAAACGATCGGAACTTGCCCAGAGACGTCTTGCAACCGCGGTGGAGCAGGCTCTGGAAGGAATGGTTATGACCGATACCCGGGGAATCATAGAATATGTGAATCCAGCATATGAAAAGATTACCGGGTACACGCGGGAAGAGATGGTGGGACGGACGCTTTCCCTGTTTGAAAATGAGGAACATGACTTTGCTGTTACGCAGTCGATTCTGCAGAGTCTTACCCGTGGAGAACGGTGGAGCGGACACTTTACGAGAAAACGGAAAGACGGTGTGATTTTTGAAGAAGATGTAATGATTGCACCGGTATCCGATCCTCGGGGGGCACTTCTCAACTTTGTGGTGGTCGAACGGGATGTGACGAGAGAGGCTGCGCTCCAGAGGCAACTTCTCCAGGCTCAAAAGATGGAAGCCATAGGTACGCTGGCGGGCGGCATAGCCCACGATTTCAACAATCTTCTCCAGATAACGCTTGGCTATTCAGAGCTGCTTCTGACGGAGAAGAATGACAGAGATCCGGATTACGGCGATCTCAAGAAGATCAACAATGCTGCCAAGAGCGGTGCTGAACTGGTGAGAAGCTTACTTACTTTCAGCCGAAAAGTCGAAGCCGAACTCACACCACTTAATTTGAACCGGCAAGTCAAGCAACTGGAAGCACTCCTTGAACGAACCATTCCCAAAATGATCGACATTCGATTGCAGTTGGCGGAAGTGCTTCACAGGGTGAATGCAGACCCCACACAGATAGAACAGATACTCATGAATCTCGCTGTGAATGCCCGCGATGCAATGCCGGATGGCGGCACTCTGACTATCGGAACTCGAAATGTGGAGCTTGATGAGGAATACTGTGGATTTCATGCAGACGTTGAACCAGGAGAGTACGTCTTACTCTCGGTTACCGATACAGGTCATGGCATGGACAAGCAGACTTTGGAACATATTTTCGAGCCTTTCTATACGACGAAGGAGTTGGGGAGAGGTACCGGGCTGGGCTTGGCAACAGTCTATGGAATTGTCAAGCAGCACGGGGGACACGTCACTTGCTACAGTGAAGTCGGCCATGGGAGCACGTTCAACTTGTACCTGCCCGCGATTACCGGAAGGACGGAAATCGATCTGGAAAAATCGATGGAAATGCCGGCTTTCGGAACAGAAACCGTTTTGTTGGTGGATGATGAGGAGCTGATTCGTAATCTTGGTGAGAGGATTCTTCAGAGGAGTGGTTACACCATAATTACTGCAAACAATGGTTCAGAAGCATTGGAAATATATAGCAGAGACAAGGACCGGATTTCTCTGATTGTTCTCGATCTCATCATGCCCCAGATGGGAGGCAAGGATTGCCTCAAGGGTCTGCTCAAGATAAATCCTAAAGTGAGAGTTCTCATCACAAGCGGATACGCCGCGGACGGATCCACGAAAGAATGCATTGAGCTGGGAGCGAAAGGCTTCGTTGCCAAGCCGTTTAAATATAAGGAATTTCTGAGACAGGTTCGCAAGGCTCTGGATGAATAA
- the ispE gene encoding 4-(cytidine 5'-diphospho)-2-C-methyl-D-erythritol kinase: MRKIRATTPAKINLFLQVLDRRPDGYHTIETLYQAISLRDELIVEKSSGPCKLDVIGAAQLKSDDNLVIRALRWMEDRVGCRIPVKIRLTKQIPIAAGLGGGSSNAAGMLLALRELFQFRVSDQDLRTGAEELGADITFFFSGGSAVGEGIGEIVTPVKIASDYRIMLVNPGFPVSTARVYREFSRNLTGNPVEGRLWSVLRESTDVCDILHNDLQPVSESLYPEILEIGKRLEDKGFKHVLMSGSGPTFFALVPRGESIPVNFSFPAEWIILEASPELNGIVLD, translated from the coding sequence GTGCGAAAGATACGAGCGACAACTCCTGCCAAAATCAACTTGTTCCTGCAGGTTCTCGATCGTCGTCCGGATGGATACCATACCATTGAGACCTTGTACCAGGCAATCAGCCTGCGTGACGAATTGATCGTAGAGAAATCCTCAGGTCCCTGCAAACTTGATGTAATCGGTGCAGCTCAACTAAAATCGGATGATAACCTGGTAATCAGAGCGCTCAGGTGGATGGAAGATCGTGTAGGCTGTCGGATACCCGTTAAGATACGTCTAACCAAGCAGATACCGATTGCTGCGGGTCTTGGTGGCGGAAGTTCCAATGCGGCCGGAATGCTTCTTGCCCTGCGGGAGCTGTTTCAGTTCCGGGTCTCGGATCAGGATCTGCGCACGGGGGCTGAAGAACTGGGTGCTGATATCACTTTTTTCTTCAGCGGGGGATCTGCAGTGGGAGAGGGCATCGGCGAAATTGTCACGCCGGTGAAAATTGCTTCTGACTACCGTATCATGCTGGTTAACCCGGGATTTCCCGTCTCCACCGCCAGAGTATACCGTGAGTTTTCCAGGAACTTGACAGGCAATCCCGTGGAGGGTAGATTGTGGTCGGTGCTGCGGGAGTCCACGGACGTGTGTGACATTCTCCACAACGACCTGCAGCCCGTGAGCGAGTCTTTGTATCCCGAGATTCTTGAAATAGGTAAGCGTCTCGAGGATAAGGGATTCAAGCACGTACTCATGTCCGGAAGCGGTCCGACCTTTTTCGCTTTGGTTCCCCGGGGAGAATCGATCCCGGTAAACTTTTCGTTTCCAGCGGAATGGATTATCCTGGAAGCGTCACCGGAACTGAACGGGATCGTGCTGGACTGA
- a CDS encoding tripartite tricarboxylate transporter TctB family protein, which produces MARTQSSYDRIASIFFIGVGLFFTLYARRVDIGNWNEPGPGFLPFWAGITLTIMAVALFIGSLRSTGVKLPPFFPQADSWKRVAATSLAMIVYALILNFVGFTIATFVFVGFLAKCIFPQTWMRTVIVAGLSALGARFLFIDLLKTQLPLGFLGF; this is translated from the coding sequence ATGGCAAGGACACAAAGCTCATATGACCGGATTGCTTCGATCTTTTTCATTGGCGTAGGTTTATTCTTCACTCTGTATGCTCGCCGGGTAGACATTGGGAATTGGAATGAGCCCGGTCCTGGATTCCTGCCTTTCTGGGCAGGAATTACGTTAACCATCATGGCCGTCGCGCTTTTTATCGGCAGTCTACGGAGCACCGGAGTCAAACTTCCTCCATTTTTTCCTCAAGCCGATTCGTGGAAACGTGTGGCGGCAACCTCCCTGGCGATGATCGTCTACGCTCTGATTCTGAATTTCGTGGGCTTCACCATAGCTACTTTTGTCTTCGTGGGGTTCCTGGCGAAATGCATATTTCCCCAGACCTGGATGCGAACCGTCATCGTTGCAGGCCTCAGTGCTCTTGGAGCACGATTCCTTTTTATCGATCTCTTGAAGACTCAGCTTCCGCTCGGATTTCTCGGATTTTAG
- a CDS encoding tripartite tricarboxylate transporter permease produces the protein MDLLNHMALGAQVVFTPMNLLLCFLGVLLGTLVGVLPGLGPTAAIALLLPNTFHLSPVGAIIMLAGIYYGAMYGGSTTSILVNIPGEAASVITTLDGYQMALKGRAGPALGIAAFGSFIAGTVSVLGLMLVAPPLAQFALAFGPPEYFSLMLMGILILIYLASGSILKALMMAVLGLLISTIGMDSISGTQRLTFGMVELSDGVGLIPVIMGLFGVAEVFSNVEQVMKQEIVTSKIRDLLPSLRDWKDSFRPVIRGSFLGFFLGLLPGPAPVISAFSSYALEKKLSKHPEKFGTGVIEGVAGPEAANNAATGGAFIPLFTLGIPANSVIAILLGAFMIHGIQPGPLLISQHPQIFWGTVISMYVGNVMLVILNLPLIGLWVKLLRVPYPVLFPLILVFCVVGVYSLNYSLVEVGLMIGFGILGYVGRKFRLEMAPLVLALVIGPMMEQNLRLSLVISQGSPWIFLEHPISAAFLGLSLFLLISPLIPWIGGKRKKLQEKVEGEEV, from the coding sequence ATGGATTTGCTCAATCATATGGCTCTGGGAGCGCAGGTAGTCTTCACCCCCATGAACCTGCTTCTCTGTTTTCTCGGAGTGCTTCTCGGGACTCTCGTTGGAGTGCTTCCAGGACTCGGACCTACCGCAGCAATAGCATTGCTTTTACCGAATACGTTCCATCTTTCCCCTGTAGGCGCCATTATCATGTTGGCAGGCATTTACTATGGTGCAATGTACGGGGGATCGACTACATCGATTCTCGTCAACATTCCCGGAGAAGCAGCCTCGGTAATCACCACTTTGGATGGGTACCAGATGGCCTTGAAGGGTCGCGCCGGACCTGCACTGGGGATAGCTGCATTCGGATCCTTTATTGCCGGGACCGTTTCCGTTCTCGGGCTCATGCTGGTTGCTCCACCACTGGCTCAATTTGCCCTTGCTTTCGGCCCTCCCGAATATTTCTCCTTGATGCTTATGGGGATTTTGATCCTGATCTACCTGGCATCAGGTTCCATTCTCAAGGCGCTGATGATGGCAGTCCTGGGATTGTTGATCAGCACGATCGGAATGGACTCCATTTCCGGTACACAGCGCCTCACCTTCGGAATGGTGGAACTGAGCGACGGTGTGGGGCTGATCCCCGTCATCATGGGTTTGTTCGGTGTCGCGGAAGTGTTTTCCAACGTCGAGCAAGTGATGAAGCAAGAGATAGTCACTTCCAAGATAAGGGATCTTCTCCCTTCGTTGCGAGACTGGAAAGATTCCTTTCGGCCCGTAATCCGGGGCTCCTTTCTCGGTTTCTTCTTGGGGCTTCTCCCCGGACCCGCGCCAGTAATTTCTGCCTTCAGCTCGTATGCCCTCGAGAAGAAACTTTCCAAACATCCTGAGAAATTCGGAACCGGTGTCATCGAGGGGGTTGCCGGACCCGAGGCAGCGAACAACGCTGCAACAGGAGGCGCTTTCATACCGCTGTTTACCCTGGGCATTCCGGCTAACTCCGTGATCGCAATACTTTTGGGTGCTTTCATGATTCATGGGATTCAGCCCGGGCCGCTGCTCATTTCTCAGCATCCTCAGATCTTCTGGGGAACGGTCATCAGCATGTATGTGGGCAATGTGATGCTCGTCATACTTAACCTGCCGTTAATCGGTTTATGGGTAAAACTGCTACGAGTTCCCTATCCCGTACTCTTTCCTCTCATTCTCGTCTTTTGCGTAGTGGGCGTATACAGCCTGAATTACAGCCTGGTGGAAGTGGGCCTGATGATCGGGTTCGGCATACTGGGCTATGTCGGCAGAAAATTCCGGCTTGAGATGGCTCCGCTGGTCCTGGCTTTGGTCATCGGTCCCATGATGGAACAGAATCTACGGCTGTCGCTGGTGATCTCCCAGGGCAGCCCCTGGATCTTCCTAGAACATCCCATTTCTGCAGCATTCCTGGGCTTATCTCTGTTCTTACTTATTTCACCTCTGATCCCATGGATTGGAGGCAAACGCAAGAAGCTACAAGAGAAGGTGGAAGGAGAGGAAGTCTAA
- a CDS encoding tripartite tricarboxylate transporter substrate binding protein, which produces MKGFKLLFIIVAIFALAGMVMSAEKYPTGPVTYVIPFNPGGQSDVEARLQQPFLEKDLGVPIVITYMPGAGGGLAWTKFSQAKPDGYTICGINVPHIVLQPLCQADVAFKTQEINPVCIFESTPIGLAVKKGSSVNSVKEFIEFAKANPGKATVGMSGKFSGHHMAALQFMKMTGTKLTLVTFTGAAPQITNLLGGHVEAIFGNSSDLVTYQTQIKVLAIGSEKRMEQLPGVPTFEEEGMKFFPRIDRGVAVPKGTPPDVTARLEKAFLDTVNTDNYRSKIITAGFVPMCLNSEQSKKYIAEQIETCEQLLKEHDLLLKK; this is translated from the coding sequence ATGAAAGGATTCAAACTGCTCTTCATCATCGTGGCTATCTTTGCTCTGGCAGGAATGGTCATGAGTGCCGAAAAATATCCGACCGGACCCGTAACGTATGTGATTCCCTTCAATCCGGGCGGCCAGTCTGATGTGGAGGCTCGCCTCCAGCAACCGTTTCTTGAAAAAGACCTGGGAGTTCCCATTGTAATCACGTACATGCCGGGTGCGGGAGGTGGGTTGGCATGGACAAAATTCTCTCAAGCAAAGCCCGACGGCTACACGATTTGCGGAATAAACGTTCCCCACATCGTCCTTCAGCCACTTTGTCAGGCGGATGTGGCTTTTAAGACTCAGGAAATCAACCCCGTGTGCATCTTCGAATCGACACCGATCGGTCTGGCAGTCAAAAAGGGCTCGTCGGTCAACAGTGTCAAGGAGTTCATAGAATTCGCCAAAGCCAATCCGGGCAAGGCTACTGTGGGCATGTCCGGCAAATTCTCCGGTCATCATATGGCAGCGCTTCAATTCATGAAAATGACAGGAACAAAACTTACCTTGGTGACATTCACCGGCGCAGCGCCACAGATCACCAATTTACTCGGCGGTCACGTAGAAGCTATCTTTGGGAACTCCTCGGATCTGGTGACGTATCAGACTCAGATCAAAGTTCTGGCAATCGGCTCTGAAAAGCGTATGGAGCAGCTTCCCGGTGTCCCGACGTTTGAAGAAGAGGGGATGAAATTCTTTCCACGGATCGATCGGGGCGTGGCTGTGCCCAAAGGAACTCCTCCAGACGTTACGGCCCGATTGGAAAAAGCCTTCCTCGATACGGTGAACACCGACAATTATCGTTCCAAAATCATTACGGCAGGATTCGTGCCCATGTGTTTGAATAGCGAACAATCGAAGAAGTACATTGCCGAGCAGATTGAGACTTGCGAGCAGTTGCTGAAGGAACACGATCTCCTCCTGAAAAAATAG
- a CDS encoding class I SAM-dependent methyltransferase, with product MKKGKIVVHPGCSEISIPVGENSIRMMVPGQEKDSSERLTFWWGITSAAIALAKHVQSFEIGGKQAIELGCGLGLAGVTAGLCGAEVLFTDFMPKALNFADKNARLNGLHNFATGFLDWEQPGSIGKFDLILGSEILYDYFFHGSLIELFRKILNPEGTILLADRKRLCVSRFIGRMNYAGFISEEFTEHVQVQGFPDQEISIFSLKLST from the coding sequence ATGAAGAAAGGTAAAATAGTGGTTCATCCGGGTTGCAGTGAAATTTCCATTCCTGTTGGAGAGAACTCCATACGCATGATGGTTCCCGGGCAGGAAAAGGACTCGAGCGAACGCCTGACATTCTGGTGGGGGATTACTTCTGCAGCTATTGCTTTGGCAAAACACGTGCAATCATTCGAAATCGGAGGAAAGCAGGCCATCGAACTCGGGTGCGGGCTCGGACTTGCCGGTGTGACCGCCGGATTATGCGGAGCAGAGGTATTGTTCACGGATTTCATGCCAAAGGCTCTGAACTTTGCAGACAAGAATGCTCGTCTGAACGGTTTGCACAATTTTGCCACAGGATTCCTCGACTGGGAACAACCCGGCTCGATCGGAAAATTCGACCTGATACTAGGTTCGGAGATTCTCTACGATTATTTCTTTCACGGCTCTTTGATCGAGCTTTTCAGAAAGATATTAAACCCTGAAGGAACAATCCTTCTCGCGGACAGAAAGAGGCTCTGTGTATCACGCTTTATCGGACGCATGAATTATGCGGGGTTCATCTCCGAAGAATTTACGGAACACGTGCAGGTACAAGGCTTCCCGGATCAGGAAATAAGCATTTTTTCTCTGAAACTCTCAACATAA
- a CDS encoding UxaA family hydrolase yields MNIPKIVGYRRENGRVGVRNHVIILPLDDLSNAACEAVANNIKGTLALPHAYGRLQFGEDLELFFRTIIGTGANPNIAAAVVIGIEPEWTQKIVDGIALTGKPVQGFSIERSGDIATIAEASRAAKQYVQWASELQRTECTLDELYVSVKCGESDTTSGLASNPTVGNAIDKLVNMGATTCFGETSEITGAELVCKERAATPEIGEEFMRVWNAYNDTIVKFKTDDLSGSQPTKGNIRGGLTTIEEKAFGNLQKIGKTSRYLGVLKPAEAPKGKGLWYMDTSSAAAEAVTLWAASGAVVHLFPTGQGNIIGNPILPVIKLSANPLTCRTMSEHIDLDVSAILRGEITLDQAGDKLLEMIVRTANGRLTAAEALGHREFVLTKLYVSA; encoded by the coding sequence ATGAATATACCAAAGATTGTCGGTTATCGTCGTGAAAACGGAAGGGTCGGAGTTCGGAATCATGTAATTATTCTGCCTCTTGATGATTTGTCCAATGCCGCATGCGAAGCAGTAGCTAACAATATAAAGGGAACACTGGCTCTGCCTCACGCTTATGGACGTCTACAATTCGGTGAAGACCTCGAGCTGTTCTTCCGGACCATAATCGGCACGGGCGCAAATCCGAACATTGCCGCAGCAGTGGTGATCGGCATCGAACCGGAATGGACACAGAAGATTGTGGATGGTATAGCTCTGACAGGAAAACCGGTGCAGGGCTTCTCCATCGAGCGCAGCGGGGATATCGCTACTATCGCAGAAGCATCCCGTGCTGCCAAGCAATATGTACAGTGGGCTTCGGAACTTCAGAGGACCGAGTGCACCCTGGACGAGTTGTATGTCTCGGTCAAGTGTGGTGAGTCCGACACGACTTCGGGTCTGGCATCCAATCCCACGGTGGGGAACGCCATCGATAAGCTGGTGAACATGGGAGCAACGACCTGCTTCGGCGAGACTTCCGAGATCACGGGAGCCGAACTGGTGTGCAAAGAACGGGCCGCAACACCCGAGATCGGCGAAGAATTCATGCGTGTCTGGAACGCGTATAATGACACTATTGTGAAGTTCAAGACCGACGACCTTTCCGGCTCTCAACCAACAAAGGGCAATATTCGAGGCGGCCTGACCACGATAGAAGAAAAAGCTTTTGGAAATCTCCAAAAGATTGGCAAAACTTCGCGATATCTCGGGGTTCTCAAACCAGCCGAGGCTCCCAAAGGCAAAGGCCTCTGGTACATGGATACTTCTTCCGCTGCCGCGGAGGCGGTCACCTTGTGGGCTGCTTCAGGCGCTGTAGTCCACTTGTTCCCGACAGGTCAGGGGAATATCATCGGCAATCCCATACTGCCGGTGATCAAGTTATCGGCCAATCCTTTAACGTGCCGGACGATGTCCGAGCATATCGATCTCGACGTGTCCGCTATTCTGCGGGGAGAGATAACTCTCGATCAAGCCGGCGACAAGTTGCTTGAAATGATCGTTCGCACGGCTAATGGTCGCTTAACCGCTGCCGAAGCGCTTGGTCATCGCGAATTTGTCTTGACCAAGCTCTACGTTAGCGCATAA